A single region of the Novosphingobium sp. SL115 genome encodes:
- the trpB gene encoding tryptophan synthase subunit beta has product MTTATPNSFRTLPDERGHFGQFGGRYVAETLMPLILDLEAEYRKAKADPAFQAEFDDLLEHYVGRPSPLYFAPRLTEELGGAQVWFKRDELNHTGAHKINNCIGQILLAMRMGKTRIIAETGAGQHGVATATVCARFGLPCVIFMGATDVARQAPNVFRMKLLGAEVVPVTAGAGTLKDAMNEALRDWVANVHNTFYIIGTAAGPHPYPELVRDFQSVIGKEARVQMMSRTGRLPDLLVAAIGGGSNAIGLFHPFLDDPSVKMLGVEAAGHGLDKEHAASLAGGRPGILHGNKTYLLQDDDGQILEGHSISAGLDYPGIGPEHSWLKEIGRVDYTSVTDKEALDSFQLLCRTEGIIPALEPAHAIAAVKKVAPTMGKDQIILANLCGRGDKDIFSVAEHLGVSL; this is encoded by the coding sequence CACTGCAACGCCCAACAGCTTCCGCACGCTTCCCGATGAACGCGGCCACTTCGGCCAGTTTGGCGGCCGCTATGTCGCTGAAACGCTAATGCCGCTGATCCTCGATCTCGAAGCCGAATATCGCAAGGCCAAAGCCGACCCTGCGTTTCAGGCCGAATTCGACGATCTGCTTGAGCATTATGTCGGTCGGCCCAGCCCGCTATACTTTGCGCCCCGGCTGACCGAGGAACTGGGTGGCGCGCAAGTGTGGTTCAAGCGCGATGAGCTGAACCACACGGGCGCGCACAAGATCAACAACTGCATCGGCCAGATCCTGTTGGCCATGCGCATGGGCAAGACGCGCATCATCGCGGAAACCGGTGCGGGTCAGCATGGTGTTGCCACGGCAACCGTCTGCGCACGTTTCGGCCTGCCCTGCGTGATCTTCATGGGCGCGACCGACGTGGCGCGACAGGCGCCCAACGTGTTCCGCATGAAGCTGCTGGGCGCAGAAGTCGTGCCGGTAACGGCTGGCGCGGGCACGCTGAAGGACGCGATGAACGAGGCGCTGCGCGACTGGGTGGCGAACGTGCACAACACGTTCTACATCATCGGCACCGCCGCCGGCCCGCACCCCTACCCCGAGCTGGTCCGCGATTTTCAGAGCGTGATCGGCAAGGAAGCGCGCGTGCAGATGATGTCGCGCACCGGCCGCCTGCCCGACCTGCTGGTGGCGGCCATCGGTGGCGGATCGAACGCCATCGGCCTGTTCCACCCGTTCCTGGATGACCCCAGCGTCAAGATGCTCGGCGTCGAAGCCGCTGGGCACGGTCTGGACAAGGAACACGCCGCATCGCTGGCAGGCGGACGTCCCGGCATCCTCCACGGCAACAAGACCTATCTGCTGCAGGACGATGATGGCCAGATTCTGGAAGGCCACTCGATCAGCGCAGGGCTGGATTATCCCGGTATCGGGCCTGAACATTCATGGCTCAAGGAAATCGGCCGCGTCGATTATACCTCGGTGACCGACAAGGAAGCACTGGACTCCTTCCAGCTCCTGTGCCGCACCGAAGGCATCATCCCCGCGCTGGAACCCGCTCACGCTATTGCAGCGGTCAAGAAGGTCGCGCCAACGATGGGCAAAGACCAGATCATCCTCGCCAACCTTTGCGGTCGCGGCGACAAGGACATCTTCTCAGTGGCAGAGCATCTGGGAGTTTCGCTGTGA
- the trpA gene encoding tryptophan synthase subunit alpha, with protein sequence MTRLSNAFAKGRPALVTFVTGGDPKPDATAAILDALVEGGADVIELGMPFTDPMADGPAIQLANLRALGAGTTTADIFGIAAAFRARHAEVPLVLMGYANPMTIRGADWFAAECVKAGVDGVICVDIPPEEDPELGPALRGAGVSLIRLATPTTDHARLPAVLEGSSGFLYYVSVAGITGMQQAAQASIDEAVARIKASATIPVAVGFGVRTPEQAAAIAKVADGVVVGSAFIDLIAQHGADAAGPVKELTAALAAAVHSARKEIA encoded by the coding sequence GTGACCCGTCTGTCCAACGCTTTTGCCAAGGGCCGCCCGGCCCTCGTCACTTTCGTGACCGGCGGCGACCCGAAACCTGACGCCACCGCCGCGATTCTCGACGCGCTGGTCGAAGGCGGCGCGGACGTGATCGAACTGGGCATGCCCTTTACCGATCCGATGGCCGATGGCCCGGCGATCCAGCTGGCCAACTTGCGCGCGCTGGGCGCAGGCACGACTACGGCTGACATCTTCGGCATCGCCGCCGCCTTCCGCGCGCGCCATGCTGAAGTGCCGCTGGTGCTGATGGGCTATGCCAACCCGATGACCATTCGCGGGGCAGACTGGTTTGCCGCCGAATGCGTGAAGGCAGGCGTCGATGGCGTGATCTGCGTCGACATTCCGCCAGAGGAAGACCCCGAACTTGGCCCGGCACTGCGCGGTGCAGGCGTCAGCCTGATCCGCCTCGCCACGCCGACGACCGACCATGCGCGCCTTCCCGCCGTGCTCGAAGGATCGTCAGGCTTCCTCTATTACGTTTCGGTCGCGGGCATCACCGGCATGCAGCAGGCAGCGCAGGCCAGCATTGATGAAGCCGTGGCCCGGATCAAGGCTTCGGCGACCATACCCGTCGCCGTCGGCTTTGGCGTGCGCACGCCCGAACAGGCCGCCGCCATTGCCAAAGTCGCTGACGGCGTGGTCGTCGGCTCCGCCTTTATCGACCTGATCGCGCAGCACGGCGCCGATGCCGCTGGCCCGGTGAAGGAACTCACCGCCGCGCTGGCCGCTGCCGTCCACTCTGCCCGCAAGGAAATCGCATGA
- the accD gene encoding acetyl-CoA carboxylase, carboxyltransferase subunit beta — protein sequence MSWLNKVRNALPFTPKRDTPDNLWIKCPSCSEMLFIKDYEDNLSVCPHCDHHGRIGADARLDQLLDAGFELLPAPKVKEDPLKFRDSKKYVDRIKAARAANPHPDALTNAFGRIEGQKAVVGVQEFAFMGGSMGMAVGNAFIAGINRAVAEKCPYIAVTAAGGARMQEGILSLMQMPRSTVAIAKLHAAGLPYIVVLTDPTTGGVTASYAMLGDVQIAEPGALIGFAGQRVIQDTIREKLPEGFQRAEYLHAHGMVDMVTHRRDLKVTLAQVIDYLMAAKAA from the coding sequence ATGAGCTGGCTGAACAAGGTCCGCAACGCCCTCCCCTTCACGCCGAAGCGGGACACGCCGGACAATCTGTGGATCAAGTGCCCTTCGTGCAGCGAAATGCTGTTCATCAAGGACTATGAGGACAACCTTTCGGTCTGCCCGCATTGCGACCATCATGGCCGCATCGGTGCTGACGCGCGGCTTGACCAGTTGCTTGACGCCGGATTTGAACTGCTGCCCGCGCCCAAGGTCAAGGAAGATCCGCTGAAGTTCCGCGACAGCAAGAAGTATGTTGACCGGATCAAGGCAGCCCGCGCCGCCAACCCGCACCCCGATGCACTGACCAACGCCTTCGGCCGGATCGAGGGCCAGAAGGCGGTTGTCGGCGTGCAGGAATTCGCATTCATGGGCGGATCGATGGGCATGGCCGTGGGCAATGCCTTCATCGCCGGGATCAACCGTGCGGTTGCCGAAAAGTGCCCCTACATCGCCGTAACCGCCGCTGGCGGCGCGCGTATGCAGGAAGGCATCCTGTCGCTGATGCAGATGCCGCGCTCCACCGTGGCGATTGCCAAGCTGCACGCGGCAGGCCTGCCCTATATCGTGGTGCTGACCGATCCGACCACCGGCGGCGTCACCGCCAGCTATGCCATGCTGGGCGACGTGCAGATTGCCGAACCCGGCGCGCTTATCGGCTTTGCCGGACAGCGCGTAATTCAGGATACGATCCGCGAAAAGCTGCCCGAAGGCTTCCAGCGCGCCGAATATCTCCACGCCCACGGCATGGTCGATATGGTCACCCACCGCCGCGATCTGAAAGTGACGCTGGCGCAGGTGATCGATTACCTGATGGCGGCAAAGGCAGCATAA
- a CDS encoding bifunctional folylpolyglutamate synthase/dihydrofolate synthase produces the protein MKDFAISENPAVQAQLDRLGALSLPSGRLGLNTVRELCARLGNPQDCLPPVFHVAGTNGKGSTCTYLRTILEAEGLTVHSATKPHLVRYNERIRLAGRLIEDDLLAALLKEVLDTGADLEPSFFEVTTVATFLAYSRYPADACVIETGLGGRLDATNVMPTAAVCGIATLGLDHEAFLLSPEQGVPAEPLARIAFEKASIAKLGVPLVTMAYPALAADEVARTAARISAPLVMRGRDWDVQIAGSILYRDGQGELALPLPALPGMHQAENAALAVAMLRHQNAVRVSPGAMGKGIVEARWPARLQRLGAGPLTTLAGQRTIWLDGGHNPDAGLAIARHLASQPPVHLVMGMLASKDPSAILSPLADRALSISVVPAPGHDAHRPEDFAAFTSLPVRSFATVPEALAALPPHGDVLIAGSLYLAGEVLRLNNEVPD, from the coding sequence GTGAAAGACTTCGCAATCTCCGAAAACCCTGCGGTGCAGGCGCAGCTTGATCGCCTGGGCGCGCTGTCGCTGCCCTCTGGCCGCCTTGGCCTTAATACGGTGCGCGAACTGTGCGCCCGGCTTGGCAACCCGCAAGACTGCCTGCCGCCGGTGTTCCATGTTGCCGGAACCAACGGCAAAGGATCGACCTGCACTTATCTGCGCACCATTCTTGAGGCCGAAGGGCTGACGGTTCATTCCGCCACCAAACCCCACCTTGTCCGCTATAACGAACGCATCCGTCTGGCCGGCAGGCTGATCGAGGATGATCTGCTGGCCGCATTGCTCAAGGAAGTGCTGGACACCGGGGCCGATCTCGAACCCAGCTTTTTCGAGGTGACCACGGTCGCCACATTCCTTGCCTATAGCCGCTATCCTGCCGATGCCTGCGTAATCGAAACCGGGCTTGGTGGCAGGCTCGATGCCACCAATGTCATGCCTACGGCGGCGGTCTGCGGCATCGCCACGCTGGGGCTGGATCACGAAGCCTTCCTGCTTTCCCCGGAACAGGGCGTGCCTGCCGAACCTTTGGCGCGCATTGCTTTTGAAAAGGCCAGCATTGCCAAATTGGGCGTGCCGCTGGTCACCATGGCCTATCCCGCGCTGGCTGCCGATGAAGTGGCGCGCACCGCCGCCCGCATCAGCGCGCCGCTGGTGATGCGCGGGCGCGATTGGGATGTGCAGATCGCAGGGTCGATCCTTTACCGTGACGGGCAAGGCGAACTGGCTCTGCCTTTGCCGGCCCTGCCCGGCATGCATCAGGCCGAAAACGCTGCGCTGGCCGTAGCCATGCTGCGCCATCAGAACGCGGTTCGGGTGTCTCCCGGCGCCATGGGAAAAGGCATTGTCGAAGCACGCTGGCCCGCGCGGCTTCAGCGGCTTGGCGCAGGCCCGCTAACCACTCTGGCCGGGCAACGCACCATCTGGCTTGATGGCGGGCACAACCCGGATGCAGGCCTTGCCATTGCCCGGCATCTTGCATCGCAACCGCCGGTGCATCTGGTCATGGGCATGCTGGCCAGCAAAGACCCGTCTGCCATTCTCTCCCCGCTGGCAGACCGCGCCCTGTCGATCTCGGTCGTCCCTGCGCCAGGGCATGATGCACACCGGCCCGAAGACTTCGCCGCGTTCACCAGTTTGCCGGTGCGCAGTTTCGCCACCGTGCCCGAAGCGCTGGCTGCGCTGCCGCCGCACGGTGACGTGCTGATCGCCGGCTCACTCTATCTTGCAGGCGAAGTGCTGCGCCTTAACAATGAAGTGCCTGACTAA
- a CDS encoding AmpG family muropeptide MFS transporter, with product MSADTSDQRSLRQSVAPYFEKESLAAFFLGMSSGFPYAMIGATLTTRLAQDGIDKKTVTAFTLAFLVYNLKVFWAWLVDGVRLPLLGRLGQRVSWMLLAGSLVMAAVANLALVDPGADLGATVLAAVLVGVAGATFDIVIDAYRIETLKPYQLGTGSGMSQYGWRIGSAGAGALALVVAARSGWSAAYLACALFALPAMLTALLLGEPARHRDPVGKKGVGEAVASIIGPFGEFFRRHGAWLVLLFILVHKVGDTLANLTFRLLFDDLGFTNDEIAIWDVGVGFWAYLIGVFIGGVAYARMGLKRSVLLALVLMAVSNLSFAALAAAGHSNFGMAGAIGFENIASGYGGVVVVAYFSALCDLRYTAAQYALISASASVIGRFATGTTAGGLIEAMGYVNFYLLTTVLALPGIVLFWWMSRSGLVDAAMGTAGEEPRDADPFT from the coding sequence ATGAGCGCAGACACCTCGGACCAGCGCAGCCTGCGGCAATCGGTCGCCCCCTATTTCGAAAAAGAATCGCTCGCCGCGTTCTTTCTCGGCATGTCGTCAGGCTTTCCCTATGCGATGATCGGCGCAACACTGACCACGCGACTGGCGCAAGACGGCATCGACAAGAAGACCGTTACCGCGTTCACGCTGGCGTTTCTGGTCTATAATCTGAAAGTGTTCTGGGCGTGGCTGGTGGATGGTGTGCGCCTTCCGCTGCTGGGCAGGCTGGGCCAGCGCGTTTCGTGGATGCTGCTGGCAGGATCGCTGGTCATGGCGGCGGTAGCCAATCTGGCGCTGGTCGATCCGGGCGCAGATCTTGGCGCAACGGTACTGGCTGCGGTGCTGGTGGGTGTGGCCGGTGCGACGTTCGATATCGTGATCGATGCCTACCGGATCGAGACGCTCAAACCCTACCAGCTTGGCACCGGGTCGGGGATGAGCCAGTATGGCTGGCGCATCGGGTCAGCCGGCGCTGGCGCATTGGCGCTGGTAGTTGCGGCCCGGTCCGGCTGGAGTGCGGCCTACCTTGCGTGCGCGCTGTTCGCGCTGCCTGCAATGTTGACGGCACTCTTGCTGGGCGAACCTGCACGCCACCGCGATCCTGTCGGGAAAAAGGGCGTGGGTGAAGCTGTCGCGTCCATCATCGGCCCGTTTGGCGAGTTTTTCCGCCGCCATGGCGCATGGCTGGTGCTGCTGTTCATCCTTGTTCACAAAGTGGGAGACACGCTGGCGAACCTGACGTTCCGCCTGCTGTTCGATGACCTTGGCTTTACCAATGACGAAATTGCGATCTGGGACGTCGGAGTGGGTTTCTGGGCCTATCTGATCGGCGTGTTCATTGGCGGTGTCGCTTACGCCAGGATGGGCTTGAAGCGGTCGGTTCTGCTGGCGCTGGTGCTGATGGCGGTATCGAACCTGTCATTTGCAGCGCTGGCGGCTGCGGGGCATTCCAACTTTGGGATGGCGGGCGCGATCGGGTTTGAAAACATCGCCTCGGGCTATGGCGGGGTGGTGGTCGTCGCCTATTTCTCTGCCTTGTGCGATTTGCGCTATACCGCTGCGCAATATGCGCTGATTTCCGCCAGCGCGAGCGTGATCGGCCGTTTTGCCACCGGCACCACGGCGGGCGGGCTGATCGAAGCCATGGGTTATGTGAACTTCTATTTGCTGACCACGGTGCTTGCGCTGCCGGGTATCGTGCTGTTCTGGTGGATGAGCCGGAGCGGGCTTGTGGATGCAGCGATGGGGACGGCGGGCGAGGAACCGCGCGACGCCGACCCCTTTACCTGA
- a CDS encoding pseudouridine synthase translates to MTFPPKNRTGRPSRPNAGRPAVPEKKPFVMRSGAPRTSQPVVAAKRALAADGSEREGDRIAKLLARAGIASRREVERMIEDGRVKIGDEVVTTPATLLTSLRGVSVDGKMVGPIAAPRLFRFHKPAGLITAERDPTGRPTIYTALRNAMPKDTPRVMPVGRLDVNTEGLLLMTNDGELKRALELPSTGIPRTYRARTFGDITQSRLEELMEGIEIDGVRYGSINANLERSAGRNKWIEMTLTEGKNREIRRVLEHLGLEVSRLLRITYGPFELADLQRGSVEEIPQVVVERFRKTLKTL, encoded by the coding sequence ATGACTTTTCCCCCGAAGAACCGGACTGGCCGCCCATCACGGCCCAATGCGGGACGGCCCGCTGTCCCTGAAAAGAAGCCTTTCGTGATGCGCAGCGGTGCGCCGCGCACATCACAGCCGGTTGTCGCCGCCAAACGCGCGCTCGCCGCCGATGGCTCCGAACGTGAGGGTGATCGCATCGCCAAGCTGCTGGCCCGCGCAGGCATCGCCAGCCGCCGCGAGGTGGAGCGCATGATCGAGGATGGTCGTGTCAAGATTGGCGATGAAGTTGTGACCACGCCTGCCACGCTGCTGACCAGCTTGCGCGGCGTCAGCGTTGACGGCAAGATGGTTGGCCCGATTGCCGCCCCGCGCCTGTTCCGCTTTCACAAGCCTGCGGGCCTGATTACGGCCGAGCGCGACCCCACCGGGCGCCCGACCATCTACACCGCCTTGCGCAACGCCATGCCCAAGGACACCCCGCGCGTGATGCCGGTGGGCCGGCTTGACGTGAACACCGAAGGCCTGTTGTTGATGACCAATGACGGCGAGCTGAAGCGCGCGCTGGAACTGCCATCGACCGGAATCCCTCGCACCTATCGCGCCCGTACTTTCGGCGACATCACGCAATCGCGGCTGGAAGAGCTGATGGAAGGCATCGAGATCGATGGCGTCCGTTACGGTTCGATCAACGCCAATCTTGAACGCAGCGCTGGCCGCAACAAGTGGATCGAGATGACTCTGACCGAAGGCAAGAACCGCGAAATCCGCCGCGTTCTGGAACACCTTGGCCTGGAAGTGTCACGCCTGCTACGGATCACCTACGGTCCGTTCGAACTGGCCGACCTGCAGCGCGGCAGCGTTGAGGAAATACCGCAAGTGGTCGTCGAACGCTTTCGCAAGACGCTGAAAACCCTGTGA
- the rsmD gene encoding 16S rRNA (guanine(966)-N(2))-methyltransferase RsmD yields the protein MRIIAGQWRGRPLRAPEGDVTRPTADRTRETLFSMLNSRLGSFEGLAVADLFAGSGALGLEALSRGAASAVLVEQDAGAIRAIRANIAALQCQSACDVRAASVLTLGPVKQPLDLVMLDPPYKTGAGAVAIERLTRLGWIGEGTWISLETAMGEVPDVRSCDVDAQRKVGKALLTLLRLKA from the coding sequence GTGAGGATCATTGCCGGACAATGGCGCGGCCGCCCGTTGCGCGCGCCCGAAGGTGACGTGACGCGCCCCACCGCAGACCGCACCCGCGAAACGCTGTTTTCGATGCTCAACAGCCGTCTGGGCAGCTTTGAGGGACTGGCCGTAGCCGATCTGTTTGCAGGATCCGGTGCGCTGGGGCTTGAGGCGCTGTCCCGCGGCGCTGCCAGTGCCGTGCTGGTTGAGCAAGATGCTGGCGCCATCCGTGCCATCCGCGCCAACATCGCCGCGCTGCAATGCCAGTCCGCATGCGATGTGCGGGCAGCATCGGTGCTGACGCTCGGCCCTGTTAAGCAGCCGCTTGACCTTGTGATGCTGGATCCGCCCTACAAGACGGGTGCGGGCGCGGTGGCGATTGAGCGGCTGACCCGGCTGGGCTGGATTGGCGAGGGAACATGGATCAGCCTTGAAACCGCCATGGGCGAAGTGCCCGACGTGCGCAGTTGCGATGTCGATGCACAACGCAAGGTGGGCAAGGCCCTGCTTACGCTGCTTCGCCTGAAAGCTTAG
- a CDS encoding MFS transporter has product MNPIRQHRRVLTASLVGTAVEFYDFYIYATAAALVIGPLFFPAESQAAQTLLAFMTFGLAFFARPVGAVAFGHFGDRIGRKSTLVASLMLMGGSTLLIAFLPTYAMVGWIAPALLCLLRFGQGFGLGGEWGGAALLAVENAPKGWEARFGSAPQLGAPVGFFFANGLFLLLGLGLSDADFASWGWRVPFLASAILVGVGLWVRLRIGETPSFREAMEHAPPPQVPLRRLLRDHSPAVAAGIAGVVACFAIFYLATTFALSFATTSLGYAKQDFLAVQLGANMFFAVGILVAGWWADRTSVQRVLGTGAVLAAIMGLVFGSGLGSGSLPVVFATLAACLFIMGLAYGPLGAWLPTLFPVPVRYTGISLAFNIGGIIGGALAPFVAAWAAGAGGTAYVGLFLTVAGVMTLIGVVFAPKLSGEAA; this is encoded by the coding sequence ATGAATCCGATTCGCCAGCACCGCCGCGTGCTGACCGCCAGCCTGGTCGGCACGGCAGTCGAATTCTACGATTTCTACATTTATGCCACCGCTGCCGCACTGGTCATCGGCCCGCTGTTCTTCCCGGCAGAATCGCAGGCGGCGCAAACTCTCCTCGCCTTCATGACCTTCGGGCTCGCCTTTTTCGCAAGGCCGGTGGGGGCGGTCGCTTTCGGCCACTTTGGCGACCGGATCGGGCGAAAGTCCACGCTGGTTGCCTCACTGATGCTGATGGGCGGCTCCACCCTGCTGATCGCATTCCTGCCCACATACGCCATGGTCGGCTGGATCGCGCCGGCCCTGCTATGTCTGCTGCGCTTCGGACAGGGTTTTGGTCTTGGCGGGGAATGGGGCGGCGCGGCGCTGCTGGCGGTTGAAAATGCCCCCAAAGGATGGGAGGCGCGGTTCGGCAGCGCCCCGCAGCTTGGTGCGCCCGTGGGCTTTTTCTTCGCCAACGGGCTGTTTCTGCTGCTCGGTCTTGGGCTGTCGGACGCGGATTTCGCAAGCTGGGGCTGGCGGGTGCCGTTCCTTGCCAGCGCAATTCTGGTGGGTGTAGGCCTGTGGGTGCGGTTGCGCATCGGCGAGACGCCTTCGTTCCGCGAGGCGATGGAACATGCGCCGCCGCCGCAGGTGCCACTGCGCCGCCTGCTGCGCGATCATTCGCCCGCCGTTGCCGCCGGGATTGCCGGCGTGGTTGCCTGCTTTGCGATCTTCTATCTCGCCACCACATTCGCGCTGTCATTTGCCACGACCAGTCTGGGTTATGCCAAGCAGGACTTTCTGGCCGTGCAACTGGGGGCGAACATGTTTTTCGCGGTCGGCATCCTTGTCGCAGGCTGGTGGGCGGACCGGACGTCGGTGCAGCGGGTGCTGGGCACCGGGGCGGTGCTGGCGGCCATCATGGGGCTGGTGTTTGGCAGCGGGCTGGGATCGGGATCGCTGCCGGTAGTATTCGCCACGCTGGCGGCGTGCCTGTTCATCATGGGCCTTGCCTATGGCCCGCTGGGTGCATGGCTGCCGACGCTGTTTCCAGTACCGGTGCGCTACACCGGCATTTCGCTGGCATTCAACATCGGCGGGATCATCGGCGGTGCGCTGGCCCCGTTTGTGGCCGCATGGGCAGCAGGGGCAGGCGGCACCGCCTATGTCGGCCTGTTCCTGACGGTGGCAGGCGTGATGACGCTGATCGGCGTGGTCTTCGCGCCTAAGCTTTCAGGCGAAGCAGCGTAA
- a CDS encoding ATP-dependent helicase, with product MFSNRSVVSEHANQDQSWLDGLNPPQREAVTTTEGPVLMLAGAGTGKTAALTARLANLLRQRLAWPSEILCVTFTNKAAREMRERVGHLIGPAVEGMPWLGTFHAIAAKMLRRHAELVGLQSNFTIIDTDDQLRLLKQLIVAEGVDDKRWPAKLLAGLIDKWKNRGLNPADLDALDNEAYANGKGQRFYALYQNRLRDLNACDFGDLLMHMLNIFRRHRDVLEMWQQRFKYVMVDEYQDTNAVQYLWLRLIAQTRKNICVVGDDDQSIYSWRGAEVANILRFEKDFPGAKVIRLEQNYRSTPHILGAAAGLIAENSERLGKTLWTEIDGGDKVRVIGVWDAPEEARRIGEEIERLEREGAPLDRIAILVRAQFQTRNIEDRFIQIGLGYRIIGGFRFYERAEIRDALAYLRQIASPQDDLAFERIYNTPKRGLGDKTLEKLHRHARARSIPLSAASVEILDTDELPARARGTLAALMRDFARWRDAAKTLVPAELARTVLDESGYTAALQAEKTAEAAGRLENLTELARAMEEYETLGDFLEHVSLVMDNEATSDEEKVTIMTIHGAKGLEFNNVFLPGWEEGVFPSQRSLDEGGLASLEEERRLAYVAITRARQRCTILHAANRQIYGQWTSSIPSRFIGELPAEHIEEETTLSGGASMWRANWSERDDPFAHVAQAQPARGTARGPGWQRAAAQPFDPKPRRIAESTRSAASFAAKPRNDVAVGARVFHEKFGYGVIAAQEGNKLEIDFEGSGRKRVIDSFVKLAGE from the coding sequence ATGTTCTCTAACCGTTCCGTTGTGTCGGAACATGCGAATCAAGATCAGAGCTGGCTGGATGGCCTGAACCCGCCCCAGCGTGAGGCAGTGACCACCACTGAAGGGCCGGTGCTGATGCTGGCTGGCGCGGGCACGGGTAAGACCGCAGCACTGACCGCGCGCCTTGCCAACCTGCTGCGTCAACGGCTTGCCTGGCCCAGCGAAATCCTGTGCGTGACTTTTACCAACAAGGCAGCGCGCGAAATGCGCGAACGGGTGGGGCACCTGATTGGCCCCGCAGTGGAAGGTATGCCGTGGCTGGGCACGTTCCACGCCATTGCTGCCAAGATGCTGCGCCGCCACGCCGAACTGGTGGGGTTGCAATCCAACTTCACGATCATTGATACCGACGACCAGTTACGCTTGCTGAAACAGTTGATCGTGGCCGAAGGCGTGGATGACAAGCGTTGGCCCGCCAAGCTGCTGGCGGGACTGATCGACAAATGGAAGAACCGGGGGCTGAATCCGGCTGATCTGGATGCGCTGGACAACGAAGCCTATGCCAATGGCAAGGGCCAGCGGTTTTATGCACTGTATCAGAACCGGTTGCGCGATCTGAACGCCTGCGATTTCGGCGATCTGCTGATGCATATGCTGAACATTTTCCGGCGTCACCGCGACGTGCTGGAAATGTGGCAGCAGCGCTTCAAATACGTGATGGTGGACGAATATCAGGACACCAACGCCGTGCAGTATCTATGGCTGCGGCTGATAGCCCAGACCCGCAAGAACATCTGCGTTGTGGGCGACGATGACCAGTCGATCTATTCCTGGCGCGGCGCGGAAGTTGCCAATATTCTGCGGTTTGAAAAGGATTTTCCCGGCGCGAAAGTGATCCGGCTGGAACAAAACTACCGTTCCACGCCGCATATTCTGGGCGCGGCGGCAGGACTGATTGCCGAGAACAGCGAACGGCTGGGCAAGACGCTGTGGACCGAGATTGACGGCGGCGACAAAGTGCGCGTGATCGGGGTGTGGGATGCCCCCGAAGAAGCGCGGCGGATTGGCGAGGAGATCGAACGGCTTGAGCGCGAAGGTGCGCCGCTGGACCGCATTGCCATTCTGGTGCGCGCGCAGTTCCAGACGCGCAATATCGAAGATCGCTTCATCCAGATCGGCCTTGGCTATCGCATCATCGGGGGGTTCCGGTTCTACGAACGCGCTGAAATCCGCGATGCGCTGGCCTATCTGCGCCAGATTGCCAGCCCGCAGGACGATCTGGCGTTCGAACGGATTTATAATACGCCCAAGCGCGGCCTTGGCGACAAGACGCTGGAAAAGCTGCACCGCCACGCACGAGCGCGCAGCATTCCTCTGTCAGCGGCATCGGTGGAAATTCTCGACACCGACGAATTGCCTGCAAGGGCGCGGGGCACTTTGGCAGCATTGATGCGCGATTTTGCGCGGTGGCGCGATGCGGCAAAGACTCTGGTTCCGGCAGAACTGGCGCGCACGGTGCTGGATGAAAGCGGATATACCGCAGCGCTGCAGGCGGAAAAAACCGCCGAAGCAGCGGGCCGGTTGGAAAACCTGACCGAACTTGCCCGTGCGATGGAAGAGTATGAAACGCTGGGCGATTTCCTGGAACACGTCTCGCTGGTGATGGACAACGAAGCGACCTCGGACGAGGAGAAGGTCACCATAATGACCATCCACGGCGCCAAGGGTCTGGAATTCAACAACGTATTCCTGCCCGGCTGGGAAGAAGGGGTGTTTCCATCGCAGCGGTCATTGGACGAAGGGGGCCTTGCCAGTCTGGAGGAAGAACGCCGTCTGGCCTATGTGGCGATCACGCGCGCGCGGCAGCGCTGCACCATTCTGCATGCCGCCAATCGCCAGATTTACGGACAGTGGACCAGTTCCATACCGTCGCGCTTTATTGGCGAACTGCCGGCAGAGCATATCGAGGAAGAAACCACGCTGTCAGGCGGCGCATCAATGTGGCGTGCCAACTGGAGCGAGCGGGATGATCCCTTTGCCCATGTCGCACAGGCACAGCCCGCACGTGGAACGGCGCGTGGCCCCGGCTGGCAAAGGGCGGCGGCCCAGCCGTTCGATCCCAAACCGCGCCGGATTGCCGAAAGCACCCGCAGCGCGGCGAGCTTTGCCGCCAAGCCCCGCAACGACGTGGCCGTGGGGGCACGGGTCTTCCATGAAAAGTTCGGCTATGGGGTGATTGCGGCGCAGGAAGGCAACAAGCTGGAAATCGATTTCGAAGGCAGCGGCCGCAAGCGCGTGATCGACAGCTTTGTGAAGCTGGCGGGAGAATAG